From the Vicugna pacos chromosome 30, VicPac4, whole genome shotgun sequence genome, the window TGCTGATATAACATGAGGGTTATTAAAAGGATGTTatgattaataaaattttatgaaaGCAATTTAGAGACATAAAGCTCTCTGCAGTCATCTAGAGGATGAGGAAGTGAAATACTtcccttatttttcctttttgttttcccaAGAAGAATGTTAACAAGACAATTTGCACATAGCAAGTGttaaattaatacattttgaatTGAATTAATTTTCATTACCATCTTTCATCTCTCTCCATTTATGAGTCAATTAAATCATAAAACAAGAGTACAAATACAGGTTTATGATGAAAAAATAATCTTAAGTAGAATGGATTGAAGATGTTGAAAATCTGTCCAGTTTTAGCCACTTGAAATTTTCTACTCGCTATATCTATAGGAAGGGAGCGGCAGGAGGGGATAAACTTAGAAATTAATCATTTTTGGGTTCTAATTACAGTTCTGCCATTTATAAGCTACTTACCAAGGCATTTTCCTTCTTGTGTCTCTGTCCATCTTCTAccaaataaggataataataccTAACCCACAAGGCTATTGTGAGGCTTAAGTGTCATAATTTATAATCTCTCAATTTACCTGGCGCACTGGTAGTAAGGTTAGTTTTAGTAAATATTATGTTCCTCCTCTTTTCTGACCACTTATGTTGGAGTGGGAATTGAGGagcataaaatattttctcttagtttgatttttcaataacaaaaacaaaaactaaggaaaaaatgtaaatgtgaTTGGTTACACACTGTAGGAAGACATTTTAAGAATGCTAAATTCTACTCATAAAGCCTTATCTCATGTATAAATGCTCCAAATTCTAGCTTTAGAATGTGTTTCAATTCCTTCTTTCACTTCCTCTAAAATCAAGTGAAGTTTgagtaatataattttttttgataatgTCTGCCACATGACCCATAACCAGGGTAAACAATTAAACTCACATAGTTTATTGACATGTACATTAGCATATATAAAGCagtttcttgtctttaaaggccctgttcagtgcaaaaggaagcaagagaaaccaTTCTGCATTTTTATTAGACTTACTAGTTCTGTctttacaaagtaaaaaaaaatatatatatatatatatataaagcaactTCCAAagaattatcatttttataattaaggTAACTATAAAACACTGTAGTGGTGCATTGATGTTTTATACTCAGATAATTAACTCACAGGAAGTGacataaaaattagaaagtaaattACCTGGTGTCTAGTGAGAACACACCTGTGATTTAAACCATAATGCTGAGTTGGGTCATCACTGTCTTCTCTCCATGTAAGTATGTTACAGGACAGGCTAAATTGCTGCTGGGAGACTGTACGGAGTAGTGGAGTTAGAACATTTTGGAAATTCCAAGATTAAACTTTTCTGGCCGCAGGGATGAGTGTCCGTGAGTCTGGGATTTCCCCCCTCTGGACAGTGCTAAACTGGTCTTTGACTGCTTGGATTCTGTTGGCTTCTCCTTCTGATAACAGTTTTCTTCTATGTTGGATACAATGCATTAGATTAGGTTATCAGATATCTACTTAGTAAATCACATTTTGATCCTACCTTCTCTATGTTATAGTTGTGAATCTCTCCAAACAACTTAATCACATATTTGTAGTCTCTGGATTTACCCTCAGAGGTGGATAataaaatattgtgtgtataGATATCATCTCTTCAACTTTCCAAGAGcaaatttaagcttttttttttttttactgctgaaGAGAGGAGCATTTCCCTTTCCTTAGTTATTGCCCCTAAACACAGTTAACACTGCTCATTTGAGGTGTACACACGTGAGAGACATGTGGTCTTGTAACTTGATATACTCTCctgtaaaaatttaaaatcatttactTGTAAATTGCAGATGGTAGCACTCCTGAGAGTAAATTGAGTGTACGAGAACAAATATATAGCAGAGATgtactaactttttttttcccatttaatcaAATGTTTATTCAATGAAAGTATGTATAAAAACTTACAAATCTGAGAACTCAACTATACACGAAATAGGATGATGGGATATTCAGTTTTTAACATATACGTACAGCACAGCTATGAActgttcttccctttccccttcggTCCTTATTTCTGGCTCCTGTTTTGTTCTGTGAGACCATTCTGCTATTGAACTAAGGGAAGATTAATGGACAACTTTTACTGCTTTCAGGCCAATGGAGGAAAtttcaagtattaaaaaaaagattagaaaccAAATATCAAAATTGAGTTTTTTCTCCAAACAGCAATTAGGTTTTTGTCCCTGATTTCTCTTTGCCATTTTTGATGCTTCAATGAATGTTGCCAGTAAACTATTAACATTAAACTTTGAAAGTCACTAACATAACTACGTCTGCTCACAACTTCCCCTGTAAGATGCATATTCCTGTATCTTTCTTCCCGGGGTACACACACTGATTTAAAAGTCGATTGGCGCTAAAACAAATTTACCATTGGCAACTTGCTCGAATGGCATGTCATTTTCTATTCAGAAAGACAAGCTATAGACCAGTACTttcaaatctgatttttaaaacaatcaaCCAGTTTGTCAGAAACTAAAACACAGTATTCTGTTGTTGTTCAACTTTGAAAGAAGCCAGCAATTAGATAAGGCATGTGCATTAATTCACCTGTTTACAGCAAGTATCCacacattttctctttcaaaCACACAAACTCACAGCTTGTCATGTTTTATCCAAAAATTAAGATTGCCATcacattattactttttttttcttttgtgttttgttcAAGTAGAtttcttaatgatttttcttGACTGGACATAATCTAAAAGGATGCATTCTGAAATAAGACACTTGGAGAATAAACACAAAGAATGTTTTCTTGGGTTTAAAGTTTCCCCACACCTCTAGATTTTGCATAGTACAGAGCCCCGCTGTATCTCTAAGAAGCACGCTGTATTTTCAGACATTGTCTTTCTGAGAAGGAAGACTTATTACCCAGGGAAAGTCATAATTTTAGCTTACCAATTTgcatttgagttgttttgttttgttatatactCTTCATTAGTTCCAAGTATGCTTTTAAATAATCTGAAACTTCTCAAAGTCTATTTGAGTTTAGAAGTACTACTGACCATTATCTTTCCAATATCCCCTGAATTGAAGTAAGTATATTCCAGGTTTATAATGCACAAAGCCTttagggaggaggggctggggacagggcagggggagaggagggaggggctggggacctGTTTGTATCATGCCACGGAGAACTACAGTTCTGGattgggggaagggaaggaagatagTCTTTGTaaaaatgacagtttttaaaaagataagtaaCATTCAGTCCAACAACACCGTTTCCTGTTCCTTTTTGATGGAAGCTAACACTGGGTGGTCAGGTTCTGTCACTTCAGAGTCCCCACCGCCCAGGAGAATGGACCGCCCTTCGTCTAGGGCGAAAACGTCCGAGTTCTGGTTTTGGCATGAAATGTTTAACCACCTCATTGGGCGTGGAGAACGTTTTGTCACACAAATTGCATTTGTAGGGTTTGTTTGTCTGGACCAACATGTTGTCCATCTGACTCCCTTCCTCAAAGGTGCAGAGCTCCAGAGTCTGTTTGTCCACCATGGTGTACATGTCGATGCTCTGGTTGAGGCACACGTGCCGGGCAGCCTGGTTGGCTCTGCAAAAGCTCTTGTCGCAAGTGCTGCATTTGAAAGGCTTCCCGGTGTGAATGTACATGTGCTCCCTCCAGTGGCTTTTCTGGATAAACTTGCGACCGCAGATGGTGTACTCGTACTTGCGCCTCTTGACCTCCCTCTCCTGGTCCGCCTGCTCCAGGTTGTCGATGTCCGCGATGTCCCAGGGCGGCGGCGTCTCCGAGTGCGGCTGCCCGTCGATGATGGGCGAGTCCGAGATGTGCTGCAGCTCGCTGTCGCTGACCATCCCTGCTTCAGGCACTTCCATGGCGTCCTTCCCGAGGTCCGCGGCGTTGCTGCAGAGAGACAGGGGCACACGGCTCTCTCCGGGCTGGCTGGCCGTGAAGGGGACCCCCGTGTGGATCTGGAGGTGCTCCCGCAAACTGCTCCGGAGCGTAAAGCGCCGCCCACACAGGTGGCAGGCGTAGTACTTGGGGAAGCTTCCGTTCCTCTTCATGATGCTCGGCTTGACGTGGGCTATGGTGAGGGAGGCAGGCTGCTCGTCGGAGGAGGACGCTTCCAGATTGGTCTCCTCCCCGGAGGGCGGGGGAGGAACAGGAGTGGAGACGAGGTCCGGCGACAGCGAGGTCTGCAGCGGGTCCGAAGGGGTCATGTGTGTCCGATTGACCTGGGTCACATTGGAGGGTAGCTGGGAGAGCTGGGCAGCCTCGGACACCTGCTCCTGGCTCATCCGGGATGTCTGTGGCCGTGGCTCTCGGCTGAGTTTTTCAGGTGCTGGAGCAATCTTGGTGGCTTGTCTCAATTGATGATCTGCAATCTGAATGCCGTACAAGGAAGAAGCCAGCGGGAAAACTTGGTCCGGATGAGAAAAGGCCCCTTGGCTGGCCAGGCTGGCCTCCTGGATGAGCGGGTAGGCATGCAGAAACTTGATCCCCTGCTCCAATCGAACCGGATCAATCAGTTGGGGTGCCATCTTCCCAGTGTACATCAGATGGAGGAGATAGCTGAAAATGTCGGGCTGGATGTCAGTAGGCTTCAAACGGACACACTCACTGGCAGATCTTTTAGTTAAACGCCTAGGACTCTATGGATCCAATGCCATCCAAAGCTCAGCAGATCTGGTCTGATGGACAAACAACATCTTAAAGTAATAGAACTGATTTATGTGCCTTGAAGTACACATCGCCGATGGCAACCGTGCAGTCACACAGGAAACCAAACTCTCGCTGAGCGTTTAACTGTTGCAGGAGAATAAGTCCATGGTTGGccaaatccattttttaaaaaatctgtcgcCGGTGCTGCTGCGGCGGGGGGTGTGGAGGAGGCACCGCTGGGCAGCCTTGGCCGTGctctccccgccgccgccgcctctgcctctcgctgctgctgctgccgccgcggTCGGTGTCTCCGgcgcagcagcggcggcggcggcggcggcggcggcggcggcggcggcggggctttTCCTGTCCGGTTACGTTAAGGTCACATGACCGAGAGAGCGGAGCGACTAGTGCAAAGAGGCTGAGAGCGGCTCCCGCCGGGGGGGAGGCGGCGAGAGGGCTGTCTGTACTAACTTCTCCATTATAAattctgcttttattaaaaaaaatggtttacCCTTAATCTATTTGAGGTTGTTTTTCGAAGTAGGCCTTTACACAGTTCTTTTGTTTCCAAGTTAAATTCTAAATATGTAAATACAGATTAACACCCTCTCTCTTAAAAATCTATCACTTGGAGTCCTTAATtaattatgcaaatatttttgagtGACATCTATGGAGATCTCACTGTTAGCTAGCCTTAAAAAATCAGTTCCTGTCACTACCAAGTTTTCAGTTTATCAATTCTAATCAAATCTTTGTTTCTCCACCTTGATTACTAAAATACACAGCTCTAATAATtgaatctttatattttcttctttctctatttttttttactatttttatgttTCGCTTTTTGCTTTCTTGTCTCCATATCCTTTTTATTCTCTCTCCATTCTTTTGCCCCcatattttcactattttttatttacttctctaCCTTTCCCTAATAAAATATTGCTTAAGATTAAGCAGCAATTATACACTGAAGAAAAGatggtctcttcagcaagtggtgttggggaaGCTGCAAagatgcatgtaaatcaatgaagttataacactccctcacaccatatgctaaaataaactcaaaatggcttaaagacttaaatttaagacaGGTCACcacaaatctcctagaagagaacatcagcaaaacattctttgacataaattgtagcatattttcctaggtcagtctaccaaggcaatagaaataaaagaaaaaataaacaaatgggatctaattaaacttacaaacttttgcacagcaaagggaaccataaacaaaataaaaagacaacctatagactgggagaaaatatttgccagtgATGCTTctaacaagggcttaacttccaatatatacatacagctcatacaactcaataacagaaaagcaagcaactcaatcaaaaaatggtaagagtaaacagacatttctctaatgaagaaaataggcacatgaaaaaatgctcaatatcactaataatcagagaaatgcaaatcaaagctgcaatgaggTATCGTATCACCTCacgctggtcagaatggccatcattaaaaagttcacaaatgataaatcctggagagggtgtggagaaaaggggaaccctcctacactcttagtgggaatgtaaattggtgtaggcactatggaaaacagtatggatattccttaaaaaactatatGGTAGTTCATACCTGCTAATCCccaagctaaaaatagacttactatattatccatcaatcccactcctggacatatatccagagaaaactccaattcaaaaagacacatgcactccaatgttcatagcagcactatttacaatagccaagacatggaagcaacataaatatctatcaacggatgactggataaagaagatgtggtatatatacacaatagaatgttactcagccataaaaaatgaaataatgtcatttgcagcaacatgggtggatctagagattatcatactaagaaaAGTAGGTAAGACAGAGAAAAAACAAGTATcatatgttatcatttatatatggaatctaaaaaaatgacacaagtgaacttatttgcaaaatggaaacaaactcacagaaaacaaacttatggttaccagggaggaaatggggcataaattaagagtttgggactagcagatacaaattaccatATACAGAATAGACagacaacaagatcctactgtacagcacaggaaactgtattcaatagcttataataaactataatgaagaagaacatgaaaaaaaattgaatttgaaaaagaaatgaatcactatgctgtacaccagaaactaacacaacactgtaagtcaactatacttcaattaaaaaaaaatgattaagcAGCAAACTAAAGCAATGTGAGACATGACTGGTGTTTAGGAATGCAACAGTATACAAGCATAGATAATGGCAGATAAAGATGAGTGACCAACAGCATGAATTTATGGGACTTGCTGCCATCACTGTAGTTTCTCTCCTGCACATTTCTGTACCCAAACATTTCACCTTCCCACCTGATACTGTAGATAAGCCTCTGTGCTCATAAAATTTATTCACATGCTCACTAGATCTCATCTCTTTTCTCGTAGTCCATTGCTccaattcttctttttctttcactatcACCATTCCATCCACTACCTAATAATGGAATGAATCTATTCCATTATTAGTACTATTTTAATGGTTTCTTTCCCTCGAAGTCAGAAGCACCCCATCTAAAGTGCAAACCCTCGAACATACCTGTCATTTGGATTCCTTGGTTTTTCTCATTTGCACTTGTTATTTTTGGCATAACCTTTTGCCATGCTCTATATTTAAGctgatcttttttctcttttttttcacaCTGTAGTGTAAGAGTTAGGAAGACTGGTGTTactgtttgtgggtttattttgtctcattttgttttatggtttcGTTTACTTCTATATTCATTACCCTTTTGAGAGTTACTACTACTTGCTGGGTAGGCTGTTAAATATCTGTTGAACGAAACGCTGAAATGTTCAAGTTATTTGGAAAGAAGATCTTCAAAGAAAAGACTCTTCATCTCCTCAaagttatatattaaaaaagttaTCTTAAAACTGAGCTGATAATGTTTAACAGCAGGCTAAGTAATTGAGGGATCCGCAACATTTAATAAATCTAGTCTGAAACATCTTTTTAATCATTATTGTTCATTTCAAGTTGTTTCATGCAGGTTAATCTTATCTCAGTGTCTTATCTTCTCAGTCTGTGGGATCATTAGCAGAAGCAactctattctttttttcctctccgcTTCCCCAGTGCTAGTAGAATGCTGCACTCATGGTAGATTTTCATTAAATACATGATGATCAATATTGGTTAATACTAAAGTGCTTAGTATTTCCCGCAGTCTTGGATAAGCCACATCATATGACTGCCTCAACAGAGTCTATTTTATGAAGTCTTTGGTACTTTAAGGAATAAAATTCATTGAAAAAGACTCACATCTGATGGGAAATGGAAGTTAACAACTGAAAAAACGACAAATCTATAGTGATTTGAAATACAGAGTCTTTCTTCATTATTGCTTACAACAAACATTCTTTACTCCGTCAATATTTAAGTTTGACCAAAATGTCTGGTGCAGCATTTGTAAGAGTGTGTCCAATTATCATTGTGCTCAATTCCTTTTggtagtttcttctttgcctgcAGAACGTTCCACTGCATGTGATAGAGAGATTGGAACCCTGAGGTTCTTGTAAAACACGTCAAtctctggctaaaactaaaaagaccaaaaaaaaaaaaaactaatttaaaatgtaagcTAGTGCCAAGCACAAATGGACAAGTGGAAGCTTGTGACTAGGTAACAGAATGTAGAGAAGTAATTTACTTTCAATTCtaagagaaaaatatacaaaacaatgtTTACCCTTGTGCAACGTAACTCATGGGGTTCCATTAATTCCCTAATACTTGCCAGTTTCATTGTTGAATCTTCATTTGCCGTAAAGTGTATGAAAATAGTATTATCTGGTTGTGTTTGTGTTTAGTCTTATGAGTAAAAACTGTGCATTTACATACAATAAGAGATTGATACAACTAATTTAtcaaccaaaaatatttttacattagaGTTTCATATCTTTGCCTGCTTCCTAAAGATTATTAGAAGAATGACTAAGATAAAGAACCTAAAGCAAAGTTTTGGTTTGGAAATAAAATTGTGCTATAAATGTTGTGTAATAATAATACTATTGTTATAGTTTTGTTTTACCGAGGATCTGCTTGCATTTAACATAATACTACAGATAAAGAATTCACAAGAAAAGGGTCTAAAGCTAAATGATCTAATTGTGAAAGCAGCATTAATTTTATATCACAGCTAGAACAAAATTTGATGGTGATCAAAACACACAACTGGCTACAGAGTGAAGCTAATAAAAGTTGGCATGAATAGTTGGTCAGGTGACTTTTGTGGATggcattaaaataaaatgcaaagcaaATGATATAAAAACTCTGCTCATGTATCTTACGGAATCATAAAATGCAATGACATTACAATGAAAACAACATGATTTGCCCAGTCAAAGCCAATTATGTTAAGGAaatgagagtgagagagaaagttACAGACATCATGAACACTGTCAGTCCACGTCTTCATCTCTTTGGCG encodes:
- the LOC102539980 gene encoding LOW QUALITY PROTEIN: zinc finger and BTB domain-containing protein 2 (The sequence of the model RefSeq protein was modified relative to this genomic sequence to represent the inferred CDS: deleted 1 base in 1 codon), with product MDLANHGLILLQQLNAQREFGFLCDCTVAIGDVYFKSPRRLTKRSASECVRLKPTDIQPDIFSYLLHLMYTGKMAPQLIDPVRLEQGIKFLHAYPLIQEASLASQGAFSHPDQVFPLASSLYGIQIADHQLRQATKIAPAPEKLSREPRPQTSRMSQEQVSEAAQLSQLPSNVTQVNRTHMTPSDPLQTSLSPDLVSTPVPPPPSGEETNLEASSSDEQPASLTIAHVKPSIMKRNGSFPKYYACHLCGRRFTLRSSLREHLQIHTGVPFTASQPGESRVPLSLCSNAADLGKDAMEVPEAGMVSDSELQHISDSPIIDGQPHSETPPPWDIADIDNLEQADQEREVKRRKYEYTICGRKFIQKSHWREHMYIHTGKPFKCSTCDKSFCRANQAARHVCLNQSIDMYTMVDKQTLELCTFEEGSQMDNMLVQTNKPYKCNLCDKTFSTPNEVVKHSCQNQNSDVFALDEGRSILLGGGDSEVTEPDHPVLASIKKEQETVLLD